In Penaeus vannamei isolate JL-2024 chromosome 24, ASM4276789v1, whole genome shotgun sequence, the genomic stretch GAtgaaagtaatactaatgatagtataatgatgGAAAATAACATGGGCTTTCCCTCAATACGTACTTTGAACCTCCAGAAGCAGGAATTTTTGCCACCAGTCTTCTGTGGGTATCCCGGGCTGGTGAATCGCCCGCGGTCATCTGTGATTTCGCCTCCGCAGTGGCTTTTGAAGGAGCGCAcctgaaggaagaagagattgcGTCGTAAACTGACATTTTGTTGAAATTAATGTTGTTAGAGCActactgttatatatattgttgcaaAGGAAAATGGGTGCAATTTTACATACATCTGCAGCGTCGATTTAAAGgcacacatacattcagacactaaacaacttttatctatctataacgaTGTCTTCAGCGatccatatgtctacctatctatccatctatgtatatatatatatatatatatatatatatatatatatatatatatatatatatatatatatatatatatatatatatatatatatatatatatatatatatatatatatatatatatatatatatatatatatatatatatatatatatatacctatatacctatatttatatctatctatctatcgatatctatctatatctttctatgtcgttatataacaatatatctatttatatctatctattacaatctatctatctatatgtatctataacagtatatctatctatatgtatctataataatatatctatctatatgtatctaacaatatatctatctatctatcagtctcaacAAGCACTTCTGACCTTCAGCACGAAGAGCTCTCGCCTATCGTGCCCCGAGGAGGGCGTCGCCGGCGCCTCTTCAGCCTCGGGCTTCGCAGGCTTGGGGTCCAAGAAGCCGAAGGTCTTGGAGGGATAGTAGACCTCCTTGGAGCTCTCGGGCACGTGCTTCGACGGCTTGCGAGGGATGATTTCGTTGTGTCCGCGCGACGGGGACGAACTGGTGGCCGGGTCGCGCTGGGGCTTGGCCGGGGAGGAGGTTCGAGCCGGCGGGTCGTGGCGCGAGATGGTGACCCGGTACTGCTTCCTCCGCGAAGGCCGCCCTCGACTCACCGTGTAGTACCTGGTGCGGTGGTAGCTGCGTCGGGAGCTTCCTCGATAGCTGCCGCTCGAGGGCGCCCAGGCCGACCTCGGAATTCTCTCCAAGGAGCCGTCTTCATCTTCCAGAGGGTCTTCCTTCGCCCTCTGTTTCTTCCCTTGCTTCTTgcgcttcttcttattcttcttattctttcgttTGTTGGCCTTCCTCGGGCTAGCCACCATCCCGGCCTCCTCGTGCACCTCCGTCTCGGTCACATTCATCCCGTCGTGCAGGATGAAGTCGCTGCTGATCCACGTCGGCTCCCCCACGCTGAAGAGCCGGACCGACGGCGCTTCTGCAGAGGTCCCAGTGATAGCCCCGAAGGCATGGCTGTCCGCGTCGTACACAAAGTCGTCGCCGTCGATGACTATGGTGTCGTTCGTGGGGTCGTACGCGCCGCCGTCCCCAGTGCCGTTAGAGTGCCTGTAGAAACGCCTGCTGTTGGTATTCTGTTGGTAGCTGTAATACTGACGTCTCCTTTGCGAGGCAGGCTGGTACCCGGCCGACGGAGAGGCCTTCCGGTCGGAGGAGCGAAGGTTGTACAGCCTCTGAAGCGCTTTGATGCGGGCGATCTTCTCGGCCCTCGTGAGGTGcgaggacgacgaggacgacggGGAAGAAGGACGACCTCTCGCCGCCGAATTGGCCGACGGTCTATCCTCGTAAGTGACGAGCTTCTGCGAACGGGATTTCGACGCGCTTTTGCTCTTGACTTCGGACTTCTTCCTGGTGGCGCCGTTGCTCTTGTACTCGATGTTCACCTCCGAGAAGGTCGTCTTCCAGAGCGGGTTCTTCGGGCCTCTCCCGCAGAATCTGTTGGGAGGAACGGCTGTGTGAATTATAGCATTACGGAGAGGAATAATACAATttgtgatattcataatgatggggCTACAAGAGATAACgtagaagtgatgatgatgatgataatcataatgagaataggCGTAAGGAagattcaataatgataatagatgattacattcatatcaataatgatagtaatggtgattataattacaattaggattatatctataaaattatattgaaaatgatgatagtaatgatagcaatgataatgattagtattggtattttgataatgataataataataataatagtaacattaatgataaaaatgataataatgataatagcagtgataatgacaataatgattttaataaaaataataattgtaataataatgataattataataataatggtaataattataacaattacgaaaataatgataatgatgacaatagtaataataacaataacaataataaccatgacactataacaatatcaatgctaatgacaatgataatgataatgtttgctgtgaaaaagatgataatgacgatgatgatgatgatgtagatcatgatgatgaataggatgatggtgatgataatggcagttgtgatgatgttggtaacaataataatcatctttatgatgaaaatgatgatgatgaacacaataaagacaaaaaaatagataataatgattatataaagataataaaaatgaaagtaattcaAAACAATTATCAAAACACAATACGCTTTATATATTTAGGTATTAAGTGAAAATTAACATGGTTACCCATAAAAGAGacattgattttgttttcttctttagatTATAAGGGTAGACTTTCATATTTTGGTTTTGATTACTTcataatataacaaaaagaagCATAATTGCAGTATATATTTAATATCGttaaattattttgttgtttattactattggtattatcattatcatgatattgaatatatgtgtgtgtgtgtgagtgtgtgtgtgagtgagtgattgagtgagtgagtgtgtgtgtgtgtgttgtgtgtgtctgtattttttttgtgtgtgtataacacacacacacacacacacacacacacacacacacacacacacacacacacacacacacacacacacacacatacatacatgcatatatatatatatatatatatatatatatatatatatatatatatatatatatataatatatatatatatatatatatatatatatatatatacacatatatatatatatatatatatatatatatatatatataagtatatatatacatacatatatatatatatatacatatataaatacatacatatatctatatatatatatatatatatatatatatatatatatatatgtatgtatgtatgtatgtataaataaataaataaataaatatatatatatatatatatatatatatatatatatatatatatatatatatgtatgtatgtatgtatgtataaatataaatatatatatatatatatatatatatatacatttatatatatatatatatatatatatatatatatatatatatgtatatgtatatatatatgtatatatatatatatatatatatatatatatattcatatatacatatacacatacatacatacatacatatatctatctatctatctatctatctatctatatatatatatgtatatatatataagtatatatatatacatatatatatgtatatatatatatgtatgtatgtatgtatgtatgtatatatatacatatacatacatatatatatatatatatatatatatatatatatatatatatatatatatatatacatgcacgcacatatatgtgtatgtgtgtgtgtgcgtgtgtgtttgtgcacgtatgtgtgtatatacatacatacatacaaacacacacacacatgaatatatacacacaaacacctagaCCCCCACACGCGTGTCCTCAAAAGAGTTCTTAACAAACAAGACCTAAACCCCATCCGAGAAAGCACCTGACAAGCGGCCTGATCCTGCTCTGCTGCGCCGAGAGTCCGGCCTGCACCAGGACGCGGCTGGCAGCGCACCGCCTCGACCGACGCAGGCGCAGGTCCGCCACCTCGATGACCACACCATACCCTGGGGGAGCCTGGGGGGTAGAATGTACACGGGTGAGATGTCTTATTTTAGTTATTCTTTTACAAATCATTGATATAAATTTCTTAAATATGATGAAAGTTATTTGAATATTTACATTcatgtctttgtatgtatttaaCGCTAATTGACTAACTGGTTTTGACACTTAAAGGAGGAGTCTGAATACACTGATCAAATATGCATATGCTGTACTAATTAGCTAATGGATTGTATTGGACAGAGATTAATGAAACCCtgtgaatatatattaaatagatacTAAACAGACAAAGTGAATTTCCTTTCTCCTAATTTCtctgagggagaaaaaatgaacataaaaccAGCAAATTTTTGACGATTAGGCAATCAAGACAGGACTGGAA encodes the following:
- the LOC113819546 gene encoding uncharacterized protein isoform X1, whose amino-acid sequence is MGRTSATSLLLVALALVYPASTKQRTGRPLLSSVPEDCRSRELHVTSDQPAWVVSPGYAVSGVTDGSQQICKWTVKAPPGYGVVIEVADLRLRRSRRCAASRVLVQAGLSAQQSRIRPLVRFCGRGPKNPLWKTTFSEVNIEYKSNGATRKKSEVKSKSASKSRSQKLVTYEDRPSANSAARGRPSSPSSSSSSHLTRAEKIARIKALQRLYNLRSSDRKASPSAGYQPASQRRRQYYSYQQNTNSRRFYRHSNGTGDGGAYDPTNDTIVIDGDDFVYDADSHAFGAITGTSAEAPSVRLFSVGEPTWISSDFILHDGMNVTETEVHEEAGMVASPRKANKRKNKKNKKKRKKQGKKQRAKEDPLEDEDGSLERIPRSAWAPSSGSYRGSSRRSYHRTRYYTVSRGRPSRRKQYRVTISRHDPPARTSSPAKPQRDPATSSSPSRGHNEIIPRKPSKHVPESSKEVYYPSKTFGFLDPKPAKPEAEEAPATPSSGHDRRELFVLKVRSFKSHCGGEITDDRGRFTSPGYPQKTGGKNSCFWRFKTTPGSHWKLQCTHFRIRKSRNCMRDHLAIRINEGDWTRYCGREGPSVALTSSHAAYVDVVLNTFRNDSARTICSWESRYLGGAQSHYGYRRYWSYNLTRITTPPPTTTTTTTTTTTLPPSLAYQQTWSCTDYRKLTSDHTMCRSTPPTCSVYLEGVTRSERAFILDSHNKYRAIVARGEENEGLPGPQYSASDMQQLVWNDELAQVAQAWASACPDYHDCQDCRRVLSRDYYVGQNIFYEWSSSNGGSVWETAVRLWYEEVKYVPNYLTKSFRMMDHAVIGHYTQLVWAETREVGCGATYHDCSKVFKGRMWKLKCKIYVCNYGPTGNYVRKPMYSIGPPASACPPDTRPSIQYPGLCALR
- the LOC113819546 gene encoding uncharacterized protein isoform X2 produces the protein MGRTSATSLLLVALALVYPASTKRTGRPLLSSVPEDCRSRELHVTSDQPAWVVSPGYAVSGVTDGSQQICKWTVKAPPGYGVVIEVADLRLRRSRRCAASRVLVQAGLSAQQSRIRPLVRFCGRGPKNPLWKTTFSEVNIEYKSNGATRKKSEVKSKSASKSRSQKLVTYEDRPSANSAARGRPSSPSSSSSSHLTRAEKIARIKALQRLYNLRSSDRKASPSAGYQPASQRRRQYYSYQQNTNSRRFYRHSNGTGDGGAYDPTNDTIVIDGDDFVYDADSHAFGAITGTSAEAPSVRLFSVGEPTWISSDFILHDGMNVTETEVHEEAGMVASPRKANKRKNKKNKKKRKKQGKKQRAKEDPLEDEDGSLERIPRSAWAPSSGSYRGSSRRSYHRTRYYTVSRGRPSRRKQYRVTISRHDPPARTSSPAKPQRDPATSSSPSRGHNEIIPRKPSKHVPESSKEVYYPSKTFGFLDPKPAKPEAEEAPATPSSGHDRRELFVLKVRSFKSHCGGEITDDRGRFTSPGYPQKTGGKNSCFWRFKTTPGSHWKLQCTHFRIRKSRNCMRDHLAIRINEGDWTRYCGREGPSVALTSSHAAYVDVVLNTFRNDSARTICSWESRYLGGAQSHYGYRRYWSYNLTRITTPPPTTTTTTTTTTTLPPSLAYQQTWSCTDYRKLTSDHTMCRSTPPTCSVYLEGVTRSERAFILDSHNKYRAIVARGEENEGLPGPQYSASDMQQLVWNDELAQVAQAWASACPDYHDCQDCRRVLSRDYYVGQNIFYEWSSSNGGSVWETAVRLWYEEVKYVPNYLTKSFRMMDHAVIGHYTQLVWAETREVGCGATYHDCSKVFKGRMWKLKCKIYVCNYGPTGNYVRKPMYSIGPPASACPPDTRPSIQYPGLCALR